One genomic segment of Paenibacillus durus includes these proteins:
- a CDS encoding beta-ketoacyl synthase N-terminal-like domain-containing protein — MDELNELLRRLLWKQLHVAGLLPEDCLDAISPDAPEELSDGFLRWWQESLLFLERSGYLTFDGKMYYPVQSHQDSQDQLWQEWDRKRLSWLADKTIAAYTALLDVTMRALPEILRGKKPATDVIFPHSTMTLVEGIYKNNPVADYYNEVLADTVVACLHKKIEHDPSARIRIIEIGAGTGGTSTMVFNRLRSYQHHIEEYCFTDLSKAFLHHAEKEYCPQYPYLTCGLFDLSKPLSAQSIRAGSYDIAIATNVLHATKNIRHALRNTKAVLRRNGVLLINEITENSLLNHLTFGLLEGWWMYEDTALRIPGCPALYPEMWKSILESEGFISVQFQAKHTEYTGQEVIVAASDGVIRQRREAPRSRADVCNKEITYETPVTSSVQENDVKQTILTALCESLKVAAHVIDNDEAFSDYGVDSIIGVQLIHTINERLHIELQTTDIFDYPCVNQLASYILPLYQGISGKFPLTEQSHPLNPHTTGVHEKSQSHTDETEKALSFQEHILTGNNIDDIAIIGLSGRFPQSDNVQQLWDHLAGGHDLIQKVTRWTPEEIKAIEHCSYGGFLEEIDRFDPFFFKISGTEAMYMDPQQRFFLEESWKTLENAGYAGSIIQGRKCGVYVGYCGGDYDKLISGQVPPQAFWGNAASIVPARVSYFLNLQGPAIAVDTACSSSLVAIHLACQALRSGEVEFALAGGVFIQSTPYFYISSSRAGMLSPTGRCHTFDELADGFVPGEGVGVVMLKRLKEAIRDRDYIHGVIRGTSINQDGSTNGITAPSAASQERLERQLYDDFGIQPDRVQMIEAHGTGTKLGDPIEFDALTRSFRHYTDRNNFCAIGSVKTNIGHTIAAAGIAGVIKVLLSMRYKKIPPSIHYSSENPNIRFKDSPFYVNTQLKSWETRSGERRCALVSSFGFSGTNAHLAIEEAPDIPKIKAGKPGYIIALSAYSQEQLKEQARRLAEHYTSEDEIDYACVSYTLLTGRKHLDHRMACIVSDTDDLAVLLNQWLVTGKAPQVYACLSGDSANREQSALKRYGNACIQEITGFQSSFRYMENLATIAELFVKGYDLDYNELFTDGAYTRVPLPTYPFAREKYWLPDSRAAAGKATVETTEQSSDPEAESASRIGVLLSKRWKSSPASSARKRMEGVLILSTEATGGIVRELSRLLPGSDVVLLQGTNVTEQKVNSWDKYSVLIDVAGCEEEGSRPAEHIDWLWLLQQLIEKGRRNELLLLGVTKGLESFENERIRMSGAERAGLYRMLQNEYSHVISRHMDADPSASDTTLAQQIIQEIQHKGKENEVSYRCGQRYSAYLTKIEDIAMHRQELPELQFPAEHVLLITGGTRGLGLLCARHAVKHYGVKRLALVGRTELPPREKWEAFQEQDKETETECKIQAVLELEAQGVQVQVLAFNLTDESSVMRGLEHIRRTLGPIGGVLHAAGIADRDNPAFVRKPLESIQRILAPKITGSYVLHHCLRKEPLQWFVLFSSVAGAMPGLAAGQSDYAMANAYMDYFAQAEFRESPVLSIQWPNWKETGMGEIKSKAYEQSGLLAMTDEEGLLMLDWVLTMKYGPVVLPAVASTNQWGALPSVGEGGAQENFMTASTEVYPAQGHEIRGELELRLRSIFADELNMNPAKINFELSFEHFGVDSIMIAQLACRIERELALPALDPSIFLEYPTLGRLTGILMEDHSKALAAVLQTSEEPRAVQRIPESDTEASKQQLDRSLVSAVRNSKPKVAIIGIACHFPDAPNTDCFWYNLKAGKDSVREVPYTRWDWQKHYDPLGVAGKSISKWGAFLEKIEDFDPDYFQIDEELAVQLDPLQRQWLEVSAEALADAGYGKEQLENEQVGVFAGARTSHFARKVGQSRKSTIIGTGQNFITAHLAHLYNFKGPNVVVDTACSSSLTAVHLAVRSIQNGESDLALAGGVEILLDETPYLSLSAAKVLSPDGKCKSFDAAADGIGIGEGCGVLVLKSLERAVREKDKIYGVIDGSAINNDGQTMGVTTPNPQAQQALLEQAIADANIDPGTISYIEAHGTGTVIGDPIELKALTQVLGKYTQERGICGIGSVKSNTGHLLSAAGAASMIKVLLCMIHGELIPTINCPHPNPRFRFEESPLFLVQQGRTWTAPAVLRAGISTFGLGGNNAHIIVSNEGVPAFLKATLEPRSSRIQWNRRRYWPDAGTEGLDAAVEIQRREQMMAFFKPLKMQ; from the coding sequence ATGGATGAGCTGAACGAGCTACTTAGAAGATTGTTATGGAAACAATTGCATGTCGCTGGGCTGTTACCAGAGGATTGTCTTGATGCAATTAGCCCCGATGCTCCTGAGGAACTGAGTGATGGATTTTTGCGCTGGTGGCAGGAAAGCCTTCTATTTTTGGAGAGATCCGGTTATTTGACATTTGACGGAAAGATGTATTATCCGGTTCAGTCTCATCAAGACAGCCAGGATCAATTGTGGCAGGAGTGGGACAGAAAGCGGCTGTCATGGCTGGCTGACAAGACCATAGCGGCTTACACAGCCTTGCTTGATGTTACAATGCGTGCTTTGCCGGAAATCCTGAGAGGTAAGAAGCCGGCAACGGATGTGATCTTTCCACATTCTACTATGACCCTGGTAGAAGGCATATATAAAAATAATCCGGTCGCAGATTATTATAACGAAGTGTTAGCAGATACAGTGGTTGCCTGTCTGCACAAAAAAATTGAGCATGATCCCTCTGCACGGATTCGGATCATAGAAATTGGGGCAGGAACAGGTGGGACAAGCACGATGGTGTTCAACAGATTGAGATCTTATCAGCATCATATAGAGGAGTATTGCTTTACGGATTTATCCAAGGCTTTTCTTCACCATGCTGAGAAGGAGTATTGTCCCCAATATCCCTATCTCACTTGTGGGCTATTTGATTTGTCCAAGCCGTTGTCAGCCCAATCGATACGTGCAGGATCCTATGATATTGCCATTGCGACAAATGTATTGCATGCAACGAAAAACATTCGCCATGCACTTCGGAATACAAAAGCGGTACTTCGTCGCAATGGCGTTTTGCTTATCAATGAGATCACGGAAAATTCTTTGTTGAATCATCTCACCTTCGGATTGTTAGAGGGATGGTGGATGTACGAGGACACAGCACTTCGTATTCCGGGATGCCCTGCATTGTATCCGGAAATGTGGAAAAGTATCCTTGAATCCGAAGGATTTATATCTGTACAATTTCAGGCCAAGCATACGGAGTACACAGGGCAGGAAGTAATCGTTGCCGCCAGCGATGGTGTAATCCGTCAACGCCGTGAGGCTCCCCGTTCAAGGGCCGATGTATGTAATAAGGAGATTACTTATGAAACTCCAGTTACTTCATCCGTACAAGAAAATGATGTAAAGCAAACGATATTGACTGCATTGTGCGAATCATTGAAGGTCGCTGCCCATGTAATCGACAATGATGAAGCATTCTCTGACTACGGGGTCGATTCTATTATTGGCGTACAGCTCATACATACCATTAATGAAAGATTACACATTGAACTTCAGACGACAGACATATTTGATTATCCATGTGTGAATCAACTTGCTAGTTATATTTTACCGCTATATCAAGGAATATCCGGGAAGTTTCCGTTGACTGAACAAAGTCATCCGCTTAATCCTCATACCACTGGAGTACATGAGAAGTCACAAAGCCATACTGATGAAACGGAAAAGGCTCTGTCATTTCAAGAACACATATTAACAGGTAATAACATAGATGATATTGCCATCATTGGCCTAAGCGGTAGGTTTCCGCAGTCCGATAATGTTCAACAGTTATGGGATCATCTCGCAGGCGGCCATGATTTAATTCAGAAGGTTACCCGATGGACTCCCGAAGAGATTAAAGCTATTGAACACTGCAGTTATGGCGGATTTCTGGAAGAGATCGACCGGTTTGATCCGTTTTTTTTCAAAATTTCGGGGACCGAAGCGATGTATATGGACCCGCAGCAGCGATTTTTTCTTGAAGAATCATGGAAAACTCTGGAGAATGCCGGCTACGCCGGCTCCATTATTCAAGGACGTAAATGCGGTGTTTATGTAGGTTATTGCGGCGGTGACTATGACAAGCTTATTAGCGGGCAAGTGCCTCCCCAGGCCTTTTGGGGCAATGCCGCATCCATTGTTCCGGCCCGTGTTTCCTATTTCCTGAACTTGCAGGGTCCCGCTATCGCTGTGGATACGGCGTGCTCCAGTTCTTTGGTCGCTATCCATCTGGCCTGTCAAGCCTTACGGTCAGGGGAGGTGGAATTTGCCCTGGCGGGAGGGGTGTTCATCCAGTCTACACCGTATTTTTACATATCTTCCAGCCGAGCAGGCATGTTATCACCTACAGGCCGCTGCCATACGTTCGATGAACTTGCAGACGGATTTGTACCTGGTGAAGGCGTCGGCGTTGTCATGCTTAAGCGACTGAAGGAAGCGATTAGGGACAGGGACTATATCCATGGCGTGATACGTGGTACTTCTATCAATCAGGACGGTAGTACGAACGGCATTACTGCACCAAGCGCAGCTTCCCAAGAGAGGCTGGAGCGTCAGCTTTACGATGATTTCGGCATTCAGCCGGACCGTGTTCAAATGATTGAAGCCCATGGTACCGGTACGAAGTTAGGTGATCCCATTGAATTTGACGCATTAACCAGAAGCTTCCGTCATTATACGGACCGTAATAACTTTTGTGCGATCGGCTCGGTTAAAACGAACATTGGCCACACCATAGCAGCGGCGGGAATTGCTGGAGTCATCAAAGTGTTGTTATCGATGCGGTATAAAAAAATCCCCCCGTCTATTCATTATTCATCCGAAAATCCGAATATCCGCTTCAAAGATAGTCCGTTTTATGTGAACACGCAGTTAAAAAGTTGGGAAACCCGGTCGGGAGAAAGACGTTGCGCTCTCGTAAGTTCATTCGGATTTAGCGGCACGAATGCCCACCTTGCTATTGAAGAGGCCCCGGACATCCCTAAAATAAAGGCGGGGAAACCGGGATATATCATTGCTTTATCCGCTTATTCTCAAGAACAACTTAAAGAGCAGGCGAGACGTCTAGCAGAACATTATACTAGCGAGGACGAAATCGACTACGCTTGCGTAAGTTATACCTTACTGACCGGCAGAAAACATCTGGATCATCGAATGGCCTGTATAGTCAGCGATACTGACGATCTGGCGGTTTTGTTAAACCAGTGGCTGGTTACTGGAAAAGCTCCGCAGGTTTACGCATGTCTATCAGGCGATTCTGCAAACCGTGAACAATCCGCATTGAAACGCTACGGGAACGCATGCATTCAAGAAATTACTGGCTTTCAAAGCAGTTTCCGATACATGGAGAACCTGGCGACAATTGCAGAACTGTTTGTGAAAGGGTACGATCTGGACTACAATGAACTGTTTACAGACGGTGCGTATACTAGAGTACCATTGCCTACTTATCCTTTTGCACGTGAGAAGTATTGGCTGCCGGATTCCCGGGCAGCGGCAGGAAAAGCGACCGTGGAGACGACAGAGCAATCTAGTGATCCTGAAGCGGAATCCGCTAGCAGAATCGGTGTGTTGTTAAGCAAGCGATGGAAATCTTCTCCTGCCTCGTCTGCGCGTAAACGGATGGAAGGCGTGTTAATTTTGTCAACAGAGGCAACCGGAGGCATTGTACGGGAGCTTTCCAGGCTTTTGCCAGGAAGTGATGTTGTATTGCTGCAAGGAACCAACGTGACGGAGCAGAAGGTGAATTCATGGGACAAATACTCAGTACTGATTGATGTGGCAGGTTGTGAAGAAGAAGGGAGCAGACCTGCAGAACATATTGATTGGCTCTGGTTGCTGCAGCAGCTCATCGAAAAAGGAAGGAGGAACGAACTGCTGCTGCTTGGTGTAACCAAAGGATTGGAATCCTTTGAAAATGAACGTATTCGTATGTCAGGAGCAGAACGTGCCGGACTTTACCGGATGCTTCAAAATGAATACAGCCATGTTATTTCCCGGCATATGGATGCTGATCCATCCGCAAGCGATACGACACTTGCGCAACAAATTATTCAGGAAATACAGCATAAGGGTAAGGAAAATGAGGTCTCCTATCGTTGCGGACAGCGGTACAGTGCTTACCTGACCAAGATAGAGGATATCGCTATGCACAGACAAGAGCTGCCAGAGCTGCAATTTCCGGCGGAACATGTCCTCTTAATCACAGGCGGAACCCGAGGGCTTGGCTTATTGTGTGCCAGGCATGCAGTCAAACATTATGGTGTCAAACGGCTGGCTTTAGTTGGACGAACCGAGCTGCCGCCAAGGGAGAAGTGGGAGGCTTTTCAGGAGCAAGATAAGGAAACGGAGACAGAATGTAAAATACAGGCTGTCCTGGAACTGGAGGCACAGGGTGTGCAAGTACAGGTGCTTGCTTTCAACCTGACAGATGAGAGCAGTGTGATGCGGGGATTGGAGCATATCAGGCGAACATTAGGACCGATTGGTGGAGTGCTGCATGCTGCCGGCATAGCCGACAGAGATAATCCGGCTTTCGTGCGTAAGCCATTGGAGTCAATTCAGAGGATTCTGGCTCCTAAGATCACCGGTTCTTATGTGCTTCACCACTGTTTGCGTAAGGAGCCGCTGCAATGGTTTGTTCTATTCTCCTCTGTCGCCGGAGCCATGCCCGGCTTGGCTGCAGGACAGAGCGATTATGCCATGGCGAATGCTTATATGGATTATTTTGCACAAGCTGAATTTCGTGAAAGTCCGGTCCTTAGCATTCAGTGGCCAAATTGGAAAGAGACGGGCATGGGTGAAATCAAGAGCAAGGCTTATGAACAGTCCGGCCTGCTTGCAATGACTGATGAAGAAGGACTTTTGATGTTAGATTGGGTATTGACAATGAAGTATGGACCCGTCGTGCTCCCCGCTGTTGCATCGACGAATCAATGGGGGGCTTTGCCATCCGTTGGAGAGGGGGGCGCTCAGGAAAATTTCATGACAGCTTCTACGGAGGTATATCCAGCACAGGGACATGAAATCAGGGGGGAACTGGAGTTACGACTCCGTTCCATTTTTGCTGATGAGTTGAACATGAATCCGGCAAAAATCAATTTTGAATTGTCATTTGAGCATTTCGGAGTGGATTCCATTATGATTGCCCAATTGGCTTGCAGAATCGAACGTGAACTGGCGCTGCCGGCTCTGGATCCGTCGATCTTTCTCGAATACCCGACGTTGGGAAGGCTGACCGGTATTTTGATGGAGGACCATTCGAAGGCATTGGCGGCTGTGCTTCAAACTTCAGAGGAACCTAGAGCCGTTCAGAGAATCCCTGAATCGGACACTGAGGCTTCTAAGCAGCAATTGGATCGAAGCCTGGTGTCTGCAGTACGTAATTCAAAGCCAAAAGTCGCTATCATCGGAATAGCCTGCCACTTTCCAGACGCGCCCAATACAGATTGTTTTTGGTATAACTTGAAAGCGGGAAAAGACAGTGTCCGTGAAGTTCCATATACCCGTTGGGACTGGCAAAAGCACTATGATCCTCTAGGCGTTGCAGGAAAAAGTATCAGCAAATGGGGAGCTTTTCTGGAAAAAATCGAAGACTTTGATCCTGATTATTTCCAGATAGACGAAGAACTGGCGGTTCAGCTTGACCCGCTTCAGAGGCAATGGCTTGAAGTAAGTGCTGAAGCATTGGCCGATGCGGGTTATGGAAAGGAACAATTGGAGAACGAACAGGTGGGGGTCTTTGCAGGGGCAAGAACGAGCCATTTTGCCAGAAAGGTGGGACAGAGCAGAAAGAGCACAATTATTGGAACAGGGCAAAACTTTATTACAGCTCATTTAGCTCATCTTTATAATTTCAAAGGACCGAATGTCGTAGTGGATACGGCATGTTCCAGCTCTTTGACAGCAGTACATTTGGCTGTAAGAAGTATCCAAAACGGTGAATCAGATCTGGCTCTTGCCGGAGGAGTTGAAATATTGCTCGACGAAACCCCTTATCTTTCTCTGAGCGCAGCTAAGGTACTCTCGCCTGACGGCAAATGCAAAAGCTTTGATGCTGCAGCTGACGGAATAGGCATTGGAGAGGGCTGCGGTGTACTGGTTTTGAAATCGCTGGAAAGAGCAGTAAGAGAAAAAGATAAAATTTATGGTGTTATCGATGGATCAGCCATTAACAATGACGGTCAGACAATGGGTGTCACCACTCCTAATCCGCAAGCACAGCAGGCACTGCTTGAGCAGGCGATCGCGGATGCCAACATTGATCCGGGGACAATCAGCTATATTGAAGCGCATGGAACCGGTACGGTGATTGGTGATCCGATCGAGCTTAAGGCACTCACACAAGTGCTTGGTAAATATACGCAAGAGCGCGGGATATGCGGGATTGGCAGCGTAAAAAGCAATACTGGCCATCTTCTCAGTGCTGCGGGAGCAGCAAGCATGATTAAGGTGCTGTTGTGTATGATTCACGGTGAATTAATTCCTACCATAAACTGCCCACATCCTAATCCGCGTTTCCGTTTTGAAGAAAGTCCACTTTTTCTGGTTCAGCAAGGCCGGACTTGGACCGCACCTGCCGTGCTAAGGGCAGGGATCAGTACCTTCGGATTAGGGGGGAATAATGCTCATATCATCGTGAGCAATGAAGGGGTTCCAGCGTTTTTGAAAGCAACTTTAGAGCCCAGGTCAAGCCGCATCCAATGGAACAGAAGACGATACTGGCCAGATGCAGGGACAGAAGGCTTAGATGCAGCGGTGGAAATCCAAAGACGAGAGCAGATGATGGCTTTTTTCAAACCGTTAAAGATGCAGTAA